A genomic region of Nitrospira lenta contains the following coding sequences:
- a CDS encoding response regulator transcription factor, whose protein sequence is MPKVKTIAVRLLLVDDHEVVRVGLRTVLTQHEHVTVVGESSTVTDAVRDAAQLHPDVILMDVRLPDGSGVDACREILAAHPHMRVIFLTSYADDDSVLAAVLAGAHGYVLKEIDSAALLRAVHAVAEGHSILDPSVTERALKWLRGIGKGSVPPGTEPLSPQEERVLALVAEGQTNKEIATALNLSDKTVKNYLANVFQKLRVTRRAQAAAFFAKRKQ, encoded by the coding sequence ATGCCGAAAGTGAAAACGATTGCGGTCCGCCTGCTGCTTGTCGATGATCATGAGGTCGTCCGGGTCGGGCTTCGCACCGTCCTCACCCAACACGAGCACGTCACGGTCGTCGGAGAATCCTCGACCGTCACCGATGCGGTGCGGGATGCGGCACAGCTGCATCCGGACGTCATTCTCATGGACGTGCGGCTCCCGGACGGATCCGGCGTGGATGCCTGCCGGGAAATTCTCGCGGCCCATCCCCACATGCGTGTCATTTTTCTGACCTCCTATGCCGATGACGATTCGGTCCTCGCCGCAGTACTGGCCGGCGCACACGGCTATGTGCTGAAAGAGATCGATTCGGCCGCGCTGCTCCGCGCGGTGCATGCGGTGGCAGAAGGACACTCCATTCTCGATCCCTCTGTCACGGAACGGGCGCTCAAATGGCTGCGCGGCATCGGCAAAGGCTCAGTCCCTCCGGGAACCGAGCCCTTGTCTCCCCAAGAGGAGCGAGTGCTGGCCCTGGTCGCAGAAGGTCAAACCAACAAGGAAATCGCCACAGCCCTCAACCTCAGTGATAAAACAGTCAAAAATTATCTCGCCAATGTCTTCCAGAAACTTCGCGTCACACGGCGGGCCCAAGCCGCTGCATTCTTCGCCAAGAGGAAGCAATAG
- a CDS encoding PAS domain-containing hybrid sensor histidine kinase/response regulator gives MDVTGNLLFGSALLSGAALWGFVRERRHSLLQTRVIAATSASVLVTDASVPRHPIIQANPAFRLLTGYAESEILGQSTHFLNGSHTDRTAMEKIGLALQDSRACRVTVRHYRKNGTPFWNEITLSPVKNRAGTVIRFIWVMNDVTQRQQAEDALKHTHDPSHLLAEFMAEAILVIGEDNRIVYVNAAGIELLGATSPEQLVGNPLAAILPPDRQEAARHRLQRLRGSEEPRTSYEERVVCLDSHTLHKVIPVMVSASLVLWKGKASVLLRLSNTPLHNPVDATPEDDKAHLQSAQAIAHLGSWEWNILDQTELWSDEQCRIFGYEPGSLTPTYEIFKSALHPDDRDRVLTAVENALQFDTPYDVDCRIIRPSKDIRFVRCRGIVIRNETHQPIRMSGTVQDLTDYRLIEEIAKERDLQFQLVVESAPNGILLTSEDGTITLANATLEKIFGYGHGELIGHSVDILVPSEFKSTHADHRRSFFSSPVSRPMGAGREFLARRKDGTEISVEIGLAPLRTSTGVHVLATIVDISARKALDELLREKDALNQAVLDSLTAEVAVLDQAGQITAVNTAWRQFGPNASGESASISPGQNYLVSLKNAAQGGDATAQNALEGIEAVRAGTRDRFSLEYPSQTSTDARWFAMTVMPLHGPWDGLVVTHEDISARKQAEQEREHLITQTQHLQKMQAIGTLAGGIAHEFNNSLTAVLGFSELALKAISKDHKVRRHLDQIIAAGRKSRDLVHQLLTFSQQGRHLKRPLSLHILIKESLKLLRPLVPSWVHLNERIHVPTPPVSADSSQMHQMLLNLVENALRAMQKTGGTLTVALEEIQVAQLRVGPQARLEPGTYARLMVQDTGEGMLPEIQERIFDPFFTTKDLGTGCGMGLAVVHGIITAHGGTIFVDSAPGTGTTVEVYLPIIPAQNAPAVSPGTEEPLPQGHECVLFVDDEESLARFGGEMLESLGYYAVVRMSASEALQAFRMAPQRFDLLITDVTMPNMSGVALAKDCRLLRPDLPIILCSGSEHTLSAEAKQVQGLTKYVLKPLLLQDVARTIRQVLDQAASETPSAHQRYRELARELVEEHDAISPSR, from the coding sequence ATGGATGTAACCGGAAACCTCTTGTTCGGCAGCGCCCTGCTCTCCGGGGCGGCTCTCTGGGGCTTTGTTCGTGAACGGCGGCACTCGCTGCTTCAAACGAGGGTGATTGCCGCCACAAGCGCCAGCGTGCTGGTCACCGATGCCTCCGTCCCCCGCCATCCGATCATCCAGGCGAATCCGGCATTCCGGCTCCTGACCGGCTACGCAGAGAGCGAGATCTTGGGACAATCGACACATTTTCTGAACGGCTCTCACACCGATCGCACGGCGATGGAGAAAATCGGGCTGGCCCTTCAGGACAGCCGGGCCTGTCGCGTCACCGTCCGCCACTACCGGAAGAACGGCACGCCATTCTGGAACGAAATCACGCTCTCCCCCGTCAAGAATCGGGCGGGAACCGTGATCCGGTTTATCTGGGTGATGAATGATGTCACCCAGCGGCAGCAGGCAGAAGACGCGCTCAAACACACGCACGACCCCTCGCACCTATTGGCTGAGTTCATGGCCGAAGCCATTCTGGTGATCGGCGAAGACAACCGCATTGTGTACGTCAATGCCGCCGGGATTGAACTACTCGGAGCGACTTCTCCGGAACAGCTCGTTGGAAATCCCCTAGCGGCGATCCTGCCCCCTGACCGGCAAGAGGCCGCTCGGCACCGCCTGCAGCGCCTGCGCGGCTCAGAAGAGCCGCGCACCTCATACGAAGAGCGAGTCGTCTGCTTGGATTCGCACACACTGCACAAAGTCATCCCGGTCATGGTCTCCGCCTCCCTCGTGCTCTGGAAAGGCAAGGCTTCCGTTCTCCTACGCCTTTCCAACACACCTCTGCACAATCCGGTCGACGCCACCCCCGAAGACGATAAAGCCCATCTGCAATCCGCTCAGGCGATCGCCCATCTCGGCAGTTGGGAATGGAACATTCTCGATCAGACAGAACTCTGGTCCGATGAACAATGCCGGATCTTCGGCTACGAGCCGGGGTCCCTGACACCTACGTACGAAATCTTTAAGTCCGCCCTCCATCCGGACGATCGTGACCGCGTGCTCACCGCCGTCGAGAACGCGCTTCAGTTTGATACTCCATACGATGTGGACTGCCGCATCATCCGGCCGAGTAAAGACATCCGTTTCGTTCGATGCCGAGGCATCGTCATACGTAATGAGACCCATCAGCCCATTCGCATGTCGGGAACGGTGCAAGACTTAACCGACTACAGGCTGATTGAGGAAATCGCGAAGGAACGAGATCTTCAGTTCCAACTGGTGGTGGAATCCGCCCCCAACGGCATTCTCCTGACTTCGGAGGATGGCACCATCACGCTGGCGAATGCGACGCTCGAAAAGATCTTCGGCTACGGGCACGGCGAACTCATCGGCCACTCGGTCGATATTCTGGTGCCGAGTGAATTCAAGTCCACCCACGCCGATCATCGCCGAAGCTTCTTCTCCTCACCCGTCTCTCGCCCGATGGGCGCAGGCCGCGAGTTTCTCGCGCGACGGAAAGATGGGACGGAGATCTCCGTTGAAATCGGACTCGCCCCGCTGCGCACGTCGACCGGAGTTCATGTCCTCGCCACTATCGTGGATATCTCCGCTCGCAAAGCTCTGGACGAGCTGCTGCGTGAAAAAGACGCCTTGAACCAAGCCGTGCTCGATTCACTGACGGCTGAAGTCGCCGTGCTCGACCAGGCCGGCCAGATCACGGCCGTCAACACCGCGTGGCGGCAATTCGGACCGAACGCGTCCGGCGAATCCGCTTCGATCTCACCGGGGCAAAATTATCTTGTCAGCCTCAAGAATGCGGCCCAAGGGGGCGATGCCACGGCGCAGAACGCGCTGGAAGGGATCGAGGCCGTCCGGGCAGGGACTCGCGACCGCTTCTCTCTGGAATATCCCAGCCAGACATCCACTGACGCTCGGTGGTTTGCCATGACCGTCATGCCGCTTCACGGCCCCTGGGACGGATTGGTCGTCACGCACGAAGACATCTCGGCCCGCAAGCAGGCGGAACAAGAACGAGAACACCTCATTACGCAAACGCAACACCTCCAAAAAATGCAGGCGATCGGGACCTTGGCCGGCGGAATTGCGCATGAGTTCAACAATAGTCTGACCGCCGTCCTTGGGTTCAGTGAACTGGCCCTCAAAGCCATCTCCAAAGATCACAAGGTCCGGCGACACCTCGATCAGATCATTGCCGCAGGACGGAAGTCCCGCGACCTGGTCCATCAACTCCTCACGTTCAGTCAACAAGGACGCCATCTCAAACGTCCGCTCTCGTTGCACATCCTCATCAAAGAATCACTGAAACTGCTCCGGCCGCTGGTCCCCTCCTGGGTCCATCTGAACGAGCGCATCCATGTGCCGACGCCGCCGGTGTCCGCCGATTCGTCTCAGATGCATCAGATGCTGCTCAATCTTGTGGAGAACGCGTTGCGCGCGATGCAGAAAACTGGCGGAACCCTTACCGTCGCGCTGGAGGAAATCCAGGTCGCACAACTGCGAGTCGGCCCTCAGGCGCGACTAGAACCCGGCACCTATGCTCGGCTGATGGTCCAGGATACGGGGGAAGGTATGCTGCCTGAGATTCAGGAACGCATCTTCGATCCCTTCTTTACCACGAAGGATCTTGGCACAGGGTGCGGCATGGGCCTCGCGGTCGTGCACGGCATCATCACGGCCCATGGGGGAACCATTTTCGTGGACAGCGCCCCGGGAACCGGCACGACCGTGGAAGTCTACCTGCCGATTATCCCTGCCCAGAACGCCCCTGCCGTCTCCCCCGGCACCGAAGAGCCGCTTCCGCAAGGGCATGAATGCGTTCTCTTTGTCGACGATGAGGAATCCCTTGCCCGTTTTGGAGGGGAGATGCTAGAGTCGCTGGGATACTATGCCGTGGTGCGCATGAGTGCATCGGAAGCGTTACAGGCGTTTCGCATGGCCCCCCAGCGGTTCGACCTTCTGATCACCGACGTCACGATGCCGAACATGAGCGGCGTGGCCCTGGCGAAAGACTGTCGCCTATTGCGTCCAGATCTTCCCATCATTCTCTGTTCAGGATCGGAGCACACGCTGTCCGCAGAAGCCAAGCAAGTCCAAGGCTTGACCAAGTACGTTCTAAAACCGCTGCTGCTGCAGGATGTGGCACGCACTATCAGACAAGTGCTGGACCAAGCAGCCTCGGAGACTCCGTCAGCCCATCAGCGATACCGTGAACTCGCCCGCGAACTTGTTGAGGAACACGATGCCATCAGTCCTAGTCGTTGA
- a CDS encoding PAS domain S-box protein, with the protein MSGTGHLPELESLRSQVADLARELAERDQATQTRQQGLDSELQGLRQQADLLQAIMEGTAADTGDDFFASLAMQLTSTLRMQYTIIGEVLERTPARIRTLAVSSGGTLLDNFEYDLAPAPCGTGLTESFWCFEQGVQALFPNFPPLAAMGVESHSGVSIRDKQGKVVGLIVVMDTKPIAHRERLQTLLRVFAPRVAAELQRTQAEAARDEAEHRLRFTQFAVDHAVDGVLWADESRRFIYANDAVCRSLGYSRDELLSLRIADIAPYHDPECFQRRLDEIKQGGAAIYESVHRRKDGTVFPVETSVTYLEHEGNGYTCGIIRDITARQRIEHERSLALADLQNITETVPDIMFTLDTGGNLIRWNGRLIAVTGYRPEELLNKPALAFVPVEERAQTAEAIQQAFMEGHAELDGHLLTRTGHTIPYHWTGAVLRDSSGQIIGITGIGRDVSERTEAAESLHHQRQHLLEAQALAHLGSWEWDIESGETNWSEEQFRIFGHEPGAIAVTYDTFLAALLPDDHDRVLAAVNDALLGKSPLDLECRIVRPNGDIRVIHMRADVQRDATAHPIGMAGTALDITARTHTEEALRTSEERWHLAVQGSNDGIWDWNIHAGEIFFSARWKAMRGFADHEVRNHIDEWRSRIHPDDLDHVLQSIDRYLTKQTSAFCEEYRVQRKDGSYMWILDRGVALWAEDGTPVRMTGSESDVTDRKLMEQALCASETRFASFMTHLPGAAFIKDAAGRHIFANQGFEQVLGLKRNDWYLKTNEELFPPPIAAVLSQHDQALRMQEHPLEIVETTLHKNETRHWLVKKYKIPSESTSPGFIGGIAIDITERKQAEAALVASEEQLRLAIEGSTDALWDARVGTDHHWTDPAVHLWWSPRIRQWLQLSDAERFTTVGEWAARLHPDDTAPVMAALAAHVEGHHAPYDIEYRLRTNDDTYLWVRGRGQAQWDEQGRPFRMSGSCQDITARKQADMALRENEARTRAILETALDAVISIDEHSRIIGWNPQAETMFGYSAQDALGLPLQQTIIPARYRQAHTQGMERLLQGGKSSTIRRRFEFFALHRSGHEFPVEFAIAASYVDGQPMFTAFIRDITERKQAEHRLRLTQFTIDHAVEAIYWIDPQANIVDVNEAASEMLGYSKEDLCTMTIHDLNPDFQADMWPDFWTETQQRGTMVFETSHRTRDGHLLPVEIQVNYLSYEGQEFHCAFVRDITERKRDQEELRRSKTRLTFILENNPAVVYTRQVGHGWPITFITPNVYELLGYTSTDILTNPDRLDQSIHPDDDPDIMTTGMPQLLSNGAQTFVYRLRRHDGSYCWIENRARLNDDGQGTLQIVGTMLDITQRKQAEEALTTSERQLRTVLDSLPIGVWFTDRTGRTLLANPAAKQIWSNIKQVGLQSQENPSGWWETLEPASEPHRWALSHALTTGAASLNETLDLEDLDGRRKTIRNTTVPVKDESGTTIGAVILNEDLTDLRRIQEALKLTQFSVDHAVEAFFWIGQNANILHVNEAACRMLEYTSDELTHMTVHDIDPNFTLEAWAAHWEELKKNGALTFESKHWSRTGRVLDTEVTISYLQYEGSEYTCAIIRDIGERKQAEEALRQSEERFRLLVEGAPLGIALLDEHFCYVKVNQAFCNLVGYREEEILGQTSALFIHSDDRGSNLALAAEAHRERTSHRLEKRYIRKNQQPIWVTVNATSLPLRGNTGHHMVAIIEDITERKQLAEREASRVRQLKKLSELSMTLSGDPAVVFDQVVRIIGELFDVQVVCLSEIVGAELHFKSIYIDGQIVRSEERSSLDITPCATVVHAKDRQMYDRVMERFPHATLLKDHDAYMYYGFPALDNHGTVVAVTCLLDSTLREFADEEHELLRIIGQRIAVEIERSRHISEKQQAEDALRQNHALLSAIMDATMDVVFVKDLGGRYLHMNPAGARVVGLSPQEIVGKHDTAIWPADLAACCQDTDRLTIATGCIQTREESTLANGKRITYLTSKAPYRDAAGHMIGIIGVAHDISQIKQSEEDLRRSHAFIRQIIDTDPNFIYAKDRDGRFTLVNKAVADSYGTTVDQLTGKTDADFHSNAQGLARFRNIDLEVLDSLREQFVPEEMITDAAGRTRWLQTVRRPIIDESGRATMVLGACTDITERKRMEETLRQRERDLRSALDERERISQDLHDGILQSLYAVGLGLEACKPLMTQRSYKKAAASMDRAIGHLNRVMSEVRNFIAGLESQILQGSTFPMALRTMVLTLTADHPIPCALTIDESLINTFSTEQALHLLHIVREALSNGLRHAGATKTTVSLKSLSQSIRLTIADNGRGFDPASLRGAGHGLTNMEARARKIGGRFAIKSVLQHGTRITIDLPKRSTEGDPPCRK; encoded by the coding sequence ATGAGTGGGACCGGACACCTTCCCGAGCTGGAATCGTTGCGCTCACAGGTCGCCGACCTCGCGCGAGAATTGGCCGAGCGGGATCAGGCCACGCAGACCAGGCAGCAGGGACTCGACAGCGAGTTGCAGGGCCTCCGTCAACAAGCAGACCTCCTACAAGCCATTATGGAAGGGACCGCCGCCGACACGGGCGATGATTTCTTTGCCTCCCTCGCCATGCAGCTCACGTCCACGCTGCGCATGCAATACACGATCATTGGGGAGGTGCTCGAACGCACCCCCGCACGCATCCGCACCCTCGCAGTCTCCTCAGGAGGAACCCTTCTTGATAATTTCGAGTACGACCTCGCGCCGGCTCCATGTGGAACCGGACTGACCGAATCATTCTGGTGTTTCGAGCAAGGCGTCCAAGCGCTGTTCCCGAACTTTCCCCCGCTGGCGGCGATGGGAGTGGAAAGCCACTCAGGGGTGTCCATACGAGACAAACAAGGGAAGGTCGTGGGCCTCATCGTGGTCATGGACACCAAACCCATCGCCCATCGGGAGCGGCTGCAGACGCTGCTCCGGGTGTTTGCCCCGCGTGTGGCAGCGGAACTCCAGCGCACGCAGGCCGAAGCAGCGCGGGATGAAGCTGAGCACCGGCTCCGTTTCACGCAGTTTGCGGTCGATCACGCCGTGGACGGCGTCTTGTGGGCCGATGAATCGAGACGATTTATCTATGCCAACGATGCCGTATGCCGGTCGCTGGGCTATTCACGGGACGAACTCCTGAGCCTCCGCATCGCCGATATTGCCCCGTACCATGATCCCGAATGTTTTCAGCGCCGGCTCGATGAAATCAAGCAGGGCGGAGCGGCCATCTACGAGTCCGTTCACCGCCGCAAGGACGGGACGGTATTTCCCGTTGAAACCTCAGTGACCTATCTTGAACATGAAGGGAACGGCTATACGTGCGGGATCATCCGGGATATCACGGCGCGACAGCGCATCGAACACGAACGGTCGCTGGCCCTCGCCGATCTCCAAAATATCACGGAGACCGTTCCCGACATTATGTTTACCCTCGATACCGGCGGCAACCTGATCCGCTGGAATGGTCGCCTCATCGCCGTCACGGGATACCGACCGGAGGAACTCCTCAACAAACCTGCGCTGGCGTTTGTCCCCGTTGAAGAACGGGCGCAGACCGCCGAGGCAATTCAGCAGGCGTTCATGGAGGGACATGCTGAACTCGACGGGCATCTTCTGACACGCACCGGACACACCATTCCGTATCATTGGACCGGCGCGGTACTCAGGGATTCGTCCGGCCAGATCATCGGCATCACCGGAATCGGACGGGATGTCTCGGAACGCACAGAAGCAGCCGAGTCCTTACACCATCAGCGCCAACATCTCCTGGAGGCCCAGGCACTGGCTCATTTAGGCAGTTGGGAATGGGATATAGAGAGCGGGGAGACCAATTGGTCGGAGGAGCAATTCCGCATTTTCGGGCATGAGCCGGGCGCTATCGCCGTCACCTACGACACGTTTTTGGCCGCGCTGCTGCCTGACGATCACGACCGCGTGCTGGCGGCTGTCAATGACGCCTTGCTCGGGAAATCCCCGCTCGATCTGGAATGCCGAATCGTCAGACCGAACGGGGACATTCGCGTCATTCACATGCGCGCAGACGTCCAGCGCGATGCCACCGCACATCCGATCGGCATGGCAGGAACCGCCCTCGACATCACCGCGCGCACGCACACAGAAGAAGCGCTCCGGACCAGCGAAGAACGCTGGCACCTGGCGGTGCAAGGGAGCAATGACGGGATCTGGGACTGGAACATCCACGCCGGAGAGATCTTCTTTTCAGCCCGATGGAAAGCCATGCGCGGCTTCGCAGACCATGAAGTGCGCAACCACATCGACGAGTGGCGCAGCCGTATCCATCCCGACGATCTGGACCATGTGCTCCAGAGCATCGACCGCTATTTGACCAAACAGACCTCCGCCTTTTGCGAAGAGTACCGGGTCCAGCGCAAAGACGGATCCTACATGTGGATCCTGGATCGCGGCGTGGCCCTCTGGGCAGAGGACGGTACCCCGGTCCGTATGACTGGCTCGGAATCGGATGTGACCGATCGCAAATTGATGGAACAAGCCCTGTGTGCAAGCGAAACGCGCTTTGCGTCATTTATGACGCATCTGCCGGGCGCCGCGTTTATCAAAGATGCCGCCGGACGCCACATATTTGCAAACCAGGGCTTCGAACAGGTCCTCGGCTTGAAACGCAACGACTGGTACCTCAAGACCAATGAGGAGCTGTTCCCTCCCCCCATCGCCGCGGTACTCAGCCAGCACGATCAGGCGCTCAGAATGCAGGAGCACCCCCTGGAAATCGTCGAAACGACGCTCCACAAAAACGAGACTCGCCACTGGCTGGTCAAGAAATACAAAATCCCAAGCGAATCGACGAGTCCAGGATTCATCGGTGGAATCGCGATCGACATTACCGAACGCAAACAGGCCGAAGCGGCACTCGTGGCGAGCGAAGAACAGCTGCGCTTGGCGATAGAGGGCTCCACCGATGCCCTCTGGGACGCCCGCGTAGGTACCGACCATCACTGGACCGATCCCGCTGTCCACTTGTGGTGGTCGCCCCGGATCCGCCAGTGGTTACAGCTCTCCGACGCAGAACGCTTTACCACCGTAGGCGAGTGGGCGGCCCGATTGCATCCCGATGACACCGCGCCGGTCATGGCCGCGCTTGCCGCGCACGTTGAAGGCCACCACGCTCCCTATGATATCGAGTATCGCCTACGGACAAACGACGACACGTACCTCTGGGTCCGCGGCCGTGGCCAGGCTCAGTGGGACGAGCAGGGCCGCCCCTTCCGCATGTCCGGCTCCTGTCAGGACATTACCGCCCGCAAGCAAGCCGACATGGCGCTTCGGGAAAATGAAGCGCGGACCCGTGCTATTCTTGAAACCGCGTTGGATGCCGTCATCTCCATCGATGAACACAGCCGCATCATTGGCTGGAACCCCCAAGCGGAGACCATGTTCGGCTATTCCGCTCAAGACGCACTGGGGCTGCCCTTACAACAAACCATTATCCCCGCTCGATACCGCCAGGCCCATACCCAGGGGATGGAGCGCCTGCTGCAAGGCGGCAAGAGTTCGACGATACGCCGCCGCTTTGAATTCTTCGCGCTTCATCGAAGCGGGCACGAATTTCCTGTCGAATTCGCCATTGCCGCATCGTACGTCGACGGCCAGCCGATGTTCACCGCCTTCATCCGCGACATCACCGAACGCAAGCAGGCGGAGCACCGATTACGACTCACACAATTCACGATCGATCACGCCGTGGAGGCAATTTATTGGATCGATCCGCAGGCGAACATTGTGGATGTGAACGAGGCGGCCAGCGAGATGCTGGGATACTCGAAAGAGGATCTCTGCACGATGACCATCCATGATCTCAATCCTGATTTCCAGGCCGACATGTGGCCGGACTTTTGGACAGAGACGCAACAACGGGGCACCATGGTTTTCGAAACGTCCCATCGAACCCGCGACGGCCACCTGCTCCCGGTCGAAATACAGGTCAACTATCTTTCCTACGAAGGGCAGGAATTCCACTGTGCCTTCGTGCGCGACATCACCGAGCGCAAAAGAGACCAAGAAGAGCTTCGCCGGTCGAAAACGAGGCTGACCTTCATCCTGGAAAACAATCCGGCCGTGGTCTATACCCGGCAGGTGGGACACGGCTGGCCCATTACCTTCATTACGCCCAACGTCTACGAGCTGCTCGGCTACACCAGCACCGATATCCTGACCAATCCCGATCGCCTCGACCAGTCGATTCATCCCGACGATGATCCGGACATCATGACGACGGGGATGCCGCAACTGCTCAGTAATGGAGCCCAGACGTTTGTGTATCGTCTCCGCCGCCACGATGGCAGCTACTGCTGGATCGAGAACCGCGCCCGTTTGAACGACGATGGACAAGGCACCCTGCAGATCGTCGGGACGATGCTCGATATCACGCAACGCAAACAGGCTGAGGAGGCCCTGACCACGAGCGAGCGCCAGCTCCGTACCGTGCTCGATTCATTGCCGATCGGCGTCTGGTTTACCGATCGCACCGGCAGGACCCTCCTCGCCAATCCAGCCGCCAAGCAGATCTGGTCGAACATCAAGCAAGTCGGGTTGCAATCCCAGGAAAACCCGTCCGGCTGGTGGGAGACACTGGAGCCCGCCAGTGAACCCCACCGCTGGGCCTTGAGCCACGCGCTCACCACAGGAGCGGCCTCGCTCAACGAGACCTTGGACCTGGAGGATCTCGATGGCAGAAGGAAAACGATTCGCAATACGACAGTCCCGGTGAAGGATGAGTCCGGGACCACGATCGGCGCCGTGATTCTAAACGAAGATCTGACCGACCTTCGGCGCATCCAAGAAGCGCTGAAACTCACGCAATTCTCCGTGGATCATGCCGTCGAGGCATTTTTCTGGATCGGCCAGAACGCCAACATTCTACACGTGAATGAGGCGGCTTGCCGCATGCTCGAATACACCAGCGATGAACTCACGCACATGACCGTGCACGACATCGACCCGAACTTTACTCTGGAAGCGTGGGCAGCCCATTGGGAAGAGTTGAAGAAGAACGGCGCCTTGACGTTTGAATCGAAGCACTGGTCGAGAACCGGCCGCGTGCTGGACACGGAAGTCACCATCAGCTATCTGCAGTACGAAGGCAGCGAATACACCTGTGCCATCATTCGGGATATCGGGGAGCGCAAGCAGGCCGAAGAAGCCTTGCGTCAAAGCGAAGAACGGTTCCGGCTGCTGGTCGAAGGCGCGCCGCTAGGGATCGCGCTGCTCGACGAACATTTTTGCTATGTGAAGGTGAACCAAGCCTTTTGCAACTTGGTGGGATACCGCGAGGAAGAAATTCTCGGACAGACCTCGGCCCTCTTCATCCATTCGGACGATCGCGGCTCCAACTTGGCCCTGGCCGCTGAAGCCCATCGAGAGCGGACCAGCCATCGGCTGGAAAAACGGTATATTCGGAAAAACCAACAGCCCATCTGGGTCACGGTGAATGCCACCAGCCTTCCCCTTCGCGGGAACACGGGTCATCACATGGTCGCCATCATCGAAGACATCACCGAACGGAAGCAGCTCGCCGAGCGGGAAGCCTCCCGCGTCAGACAACTGAAGAAACTCTCTGAGCTCAGCATGACACTGTCGGGCGATCCGGCCGTGGTGTTCGATCAAGTCGTCCGTATCATCGGCGAACTTTTCGACGTTCAGGTTGTCTGCTTATCAGAAATCGTCGGCGCAGAACTGCATTTTAAATCGATCTATATCGACGGCCAGATTGTGAGGAGCGAGGAGCGCTCCTCCTTGGACATTACCCCCTGCGCCACCGTTGTGCACGCCAAAGATAGACAGATGTATGACCGCGTCATGGAGCGCTTTCCTCACGCGACGCTGCTCAAAGACCACGACGCGTACATGTACTATGGGTTCCCGGCGTTGGACAATCACGGCACCGTCGTCGCCGTCACCTGCCTCCTCGACAGCACCCTGCGCGAGTTCGCCGACGAGGAGCACGAACTCTTGCGGATCATCGGCCAGCGAATCGCCGTCGAGATCGAACGCAGCCGTCACATCAGCGAAAAACAACAGGCCGAGGATGCGCTTCGGCAAAATCATGCCTTGCTCTCGGCCATCATGGACGCCACAATGGACGTCGTCTTTGTCAAAGATCTGGGAGGGCGATATCTCCATATGAATCCCGCCGGTGCCCGTGTCGTCGGGCTGTCCCCTCAGGAGATCGTCGGGAAGCACGACACCGCTATTTGGCCGGCCGACCTCGCCGCCTGCTGCCAAGACACCGACCGGCTGACCATCGCGACCGGATGCATACAGACCAGAGAAGAGAGTACGCTCGCCAATGGGAAGCGCATCACGTATCTCACTTCCAAGGCCCCCTACCGCGATGCCGCCGGCCACATGATCGGCATCATCGGCGTCGCCCATGACATCTCACAGATCAAGCAGTCTGAAGAAGACCTGCGGCGCTCCCATGCATTCATCCGGCAAATCATCGACACCGACCCCAATTTCATCTATGCGAAAGACCGTGACGGACGCTTTACGCTCGTCAACAAGGCCGTGGCCGACTCCTATGGCACCACGGTAGACCAGCTGACCGGCAAAACCGATGCGGACTTCCATTCCAATGCACAGGGACTCGCACGCTTCAGAAACATCGACCTTGAAGTATTGGACTCTCTTCGCGAACAGTTTGTTCCTGAAGAAATGATCACCGACGCGGCGGGACGCACCCGCTGGCTTCAAACCGTCAGACGACCCATCATTGATGAATCGGGCCGGGCGACCATGGTGCTCGGCGCCTGCACCGATATCACCGAACGCAAACGGATGGAAGAAACGCTTCGGCAACGGGAGCGCGACCTCCGCTCCGCGCTCGATGAGCGGGAACGCATCAGCCAGGATCTTCACGACGGCATTCTTCAATCCCTCTACGCGGTCGGGCTCGGACTGGAAGCCTGCAAGCCCCTCATGACTCAACGGTCGTATAAAAAAGCCGCCGCGTCGATGGACCGGGCGATCGGACACTTGAATCGCGTCATGAGCGAGGTGCGAAATTTCATTGCCGGGCTGGAGTCTCAAATTCTCCAGGGCAGCACGTTTCCAATGGCGCTGCGGACCATGGTGCTGACACTCACCGCAGACCATCCGATTCCCTGCGCCCTCACGATCGATGAGAGTCTGATCAACACCTTTTCCACCGAACAGGCGCTGCATCTACTTCATATCGTCCGCGAAGCCCTGAGCAATGGCCTCCGCCACGCCGGCGCCACGAAAACGACGGTCTCCTTGAAATCGCTGTCTCAATCCATCCGCCTCACCATCGCCGACAACGGAAGAGGGTTCGACCCCGCCAGCCTGCGCGGGGCGGGGCACGGCCTGACGAACATGGAGGCCCGAGCCCGGAAAATCGGCGGACGGTTCGCAATCAAATCCGTTCTGCAACACGGTACCCGCATCACCATCGATTTACCGAAGCGATCCACCGAAGGAGACCCGCCATGCCGAAAGTGA